In the genome of Paenibacillus pabuli, one region contains:
- a CDS encoding glycoside hydrolase family 32 protein: protein MREFFYRPANAWVGDVIPYYEDGEFKLFYLHGWRDNYREGLDHGWHLVGTKDFVNYREEGACKIEGGTGHILKVDGIYHMFYCIFPEGKQLVCHAISRDFKTWEAIPEDTFAADDHIYELSDWRDPFVFWNEEEGQYWMLLAAMAKGPTNRKGCTALLSSKDLQAWEYREPLYAPNLHVGAHECPDLFRIGEWWYLIYSSYTGRFATFYRMSRSLDGPWITPKEDTFDGRAFYAAKSVDDGQKRYLFGWNPTKNDDLFGWNPPKSLGKDYDTWDWGGNLIVHEIVQRSDGNLSVKVPETVDAAFTDGFPIHLNGIAGDWIQLDSSLSCESPYGFAGCTSQEDLPDQCKISAHVSFSEETQGVGFMLRTEDTLDAAYYLTLEPQRNRITFRGAIMQSEEGGKTFPYEVELERPIQLVPNHPYEIKVFIDGTICEIYVDDQIAMSARMYDIHRGKLGLFVSQGSAQFNSVKITIRE from the coding sequence ATGAGGGAGTTTTTCTACCGGCCGGCCAACGCCTGGGTCGGAGACGTTATTCCATATTATGAAGACGGGGAGTTTAAGTTGTTTTATCTTCACGGATGGAGGGATAACTATCGTGAGGGCCTTGACCACGGCTGGCATCTTGTCGGAACAAAGGATTTCGTGAATTATCGGGAAGAAGGAGCTTGCAAGATCGAAGGCGGCACCGGTCATATACTGAAAGTGGACGGTATCTACCATATGTTCTACTGCATATTTCCAGAAGGCAAGCAGCTGGTATGTCATGCGATCAGCAGAGACTTCAAGACTTGGGAAGCGATCCCTGAGGATACCTTTGCGGCTGATGACCACATCTATGAACTGTCTGATTGGCGTGACCCCTTCGTATTCTGGAATGAGGAGGAAGGTCAATACTGGATGCTGCTCGCAGCGATGGCGAAAGGGCCAACCAATCGAAAAGGATGTACTGCACTGCTGTCATCCAAAGATCTTCAAGCTTGGGAGTACCGCGAGCCCCTGTACGCACCGAATCTGCACGTAGGGGCTCACGAATGCCCCGATTTGTTTCGGATCGGGGAGTGGTGGTATTTGATCTACTCCTCTTATACCGGGCGATTTGCGACCTTTTACCGGATGAGCCGTTCCCTGGATGGCCCATGGATTACCCCAAAGGAGGATACTTTCGACGGACGGGCTTTCTATGCGGCCAAATCCGTGGATGACGGGCAGAAACGCTACCTGTTCGGTTGGAATCCAACGAAAAATGACGATTTATTCGGCTGGAATCCGCCGAAATCCCTTGGCAAGGATTACGATACTTGGGACTGGGGCGGGAATCTGATCGTGCATGAAATCGTTCAGCGTTCCGATGGCAACCTCAGCGTAAAGGTGCCTGAAACGGTCGATGCCGCATTTACGGATGGGTTTCCTATACATCTCAATGGAATTGCAGGAGATTGGATCCAGTTGGATAGCTCGCTTTCCTGCGAGTCTCCGTATGGGTTTGCCGGCTGCACGAGCCAGGAGGATTTGCCTGATCAATGCAAGATATCTGCACACGTCTCATTTTCCGAGGAAACGCAAGGTGTTGGGTTCATGTTACGAACAGAAGACACTTTGGATGCAGCCTATTATCTCACATTGGAACCGCAACGAAACCGCATTACCTTCCGGGGGGCGATAATGCAGTCGGAAGAGGGCGGGAAAACGTTCCCTTATGAGGTTGAACTGGAACGTCCCATTCAGCTTGTTCCCAATCATCCTTATGAAATCAAAGTGTTTATTGACGGAACGATCTGCGAAATATATGTAGATGATCAAATTGCAATG
- a CDS encoding glycoside hydrolase family 172 protein, with protein sequence MNRTEQQFHTYQDLVKRLYDLELLAVPPQAGEKSGCFSSFDRNSIYNAETGLYENWGANDDGGGFIRKEGESIVAMELDGPGVIWRFWSALPEDGHIRIYIDHADTPVIDQPFRDYFDKFNQEGPPSNFPNLSPVLSRGRNCFIPIPFQKHCKVLLDKGWGAYYHITYTSFPSEVQLPSFDGSIDKESAIALAEADRFLQQRGTYSFMKKEGSSAESVTVSVPAGGKALLWDKKGAGAISMIRIRTDLGRKSEEQQRILTRQLVISMRWDNEEAPSVWAPLGDFFGSAPGIKPYRALPLGMNEHEMYSYWYMPFSEGARIEIENDGVEPCEIAADIQYTPLTTSHTDDLLRFHAKWHRDDYLYLDTGRFKEGGDRWPDWPLLLTKGRGRFCGVHLHVYNTWEKPDEEAETWWYGRWDRKTIDWWWGEGDEKFFVDGESFPSTFGTGSEDYIGYAWAAEPPFPMFDSAFASQPFIELDANGHTSVNRFHICDNVPFMDSFEGFIEKYKGNQWGPNNQCLYAATVYWYQERGTSDAYMPVPVNERLATLTIRRDEG encoded by the coding sequence ATGAATCGAACGGAGCAGCAGTTCCATACCTATCAAGACCTTGTGAAGCGATTATATGATCTTGAATTGCTGGCGGTACCGCCGCAGGCTGGAGAAAAATCGGGGTGCTTCTCAAGTTTTGACCGAAACTCTATTTATAATGCCGAGACGGGCTTATACGAGAATTGGGGAGCCAATGATGATGGAGGAGGCTTCATTCGTAAGGAAGGAGAAAGCATCGTCGCCATGGAACTTGACGGTCCCGGCGTGATCTGGAGATTCTGGTCTGCACTTCCTGAGGACGGGCATATCCGGATTTATATTGATCACGCCGACACCCCCGTGATCGATCAGCCCTTCCGGGATTATTTCGATAAATTCAATCAGGAAGGGCCGCCATCCAATTTTCCGAATCTGTCTCCTGTTTTGTCCCGCGGAAGAAACTGCTTCATCCCCATCCCCTTCCAAAAACATTGCAAGGTGTTGCTGGATAAAGGTTGGGGAGCCTATTATCACATAACGTACACCTCGTTCCCTTCCGAAGTCCAACTGCCCTCTTTTGACGGCAGTATCGACAAAGAGAGTGCCATAGCACTGGCCGAAGCAGACCGGTTTTTACAGCAAAGGGGAACGTACTCTTTTATGAAAAAGGAAGGGTCCTCCGCCGAGAGCGTTACGGTATCCGTACCGGCAGGCGGCAAAGCGTTGCTTTGGGATAAAAAAGGGGCTGGCGCTATTTCCATGATTCGGATTAGGACAGACCTTGGACGAAAGAGCGAGGAACAGCAACGGATCTTGACCAGGCAGTTGGTCATCTCGATGAGATGGGACAATGAAGAAGCTCCTTCCGTATGGGCTCCACTGGGTGATTTTTTTGGAAGCGCACCCGGGATCAAGCCGTACCGAGCCCTGCCTCTGGGCATGAATGAACATGAAATGTACAGTTATTGGTACATGCCGTTCTCGGAAGGCGCCAGGATCGAAATTGAAAATGATGGAGTCGAACCGTGCGAGATAGCGGCTGATATCCAGTATACTCCCTTAACGACATCTCATACGGACGATCTCCTACGTTTTCATGCAAAATGGCACCGGGATGATTACCTGTATCTGGATACGGGCCGATTCAAGGAAGGCGGGGATCGTTGGCCGGATTGGCCTCTGCTGTTAACGAAAGGCCGGGGAAGGTTCTGCGGCGTTCATCTGCATGTGTACAATACCTGGGAGAAACCAGATGAGGAAGCCGAAACATGGTGGTACGGGCGATGGGATCGAAAAACGATTGATTGGTGGTGGGGAGAAGGAGACGAGAAATTTTTCGTGGATGGCGAATCCTTTCCGTCCACGTTCGGAACGGGTAGCGAGGACTATATTGGCTATGCCTGGGCAGCCGAGCCGCCTTTCCCGATGTTTGACAGTGCTTTCGCCAGTCAGCCGTTTATCGAATTGGATGCAAACGGACATACCTCGGTTAACCGATTTCATATTTGTGACAACGTTCCCTTCATGGACTCCTTCGAAGGATTTATTGAGAAATATAAAGGGAATCAATGGGGCCCAAATAATCAATGTTTGTATGCCGCCACTGTTTATTGGTATCAGGAACGAGGCACAAGCGATGCGTACATGCCTGTTCCGGTGAATGAGCGCTTAGCTACTTTAACCATTAGGAGAGATGAAGGATGA